Proteins encoded within one genomic window of Humulus lupulus chromosome 1, drHumLupu1.1, whole genome shotgun sequence:
- the LOC133821071 gene encoding uncharacterized protein LOC133821071, protein MMTMDRRGQIYFIPWIVDRHWMLVLVMMRGMTIILDPLKNHKSPPIITEVMEKAYAQCLENEYIGTFTKLVRGSCPKQPESHECGYYVLRYIYDLVNAPNPAEVIKKKWFDKKQFNVKEDLLPLQSDWLARLMPFVYEI, encoded by the exons atgatgactatggatagacgaggccaaatatatttcattccttggattgttga tcgacattggatgttggtgctcgtgatgatgcgggggatgaccataattttggaccctttaaaaaatcataaatctccaccaataattacggaggttatggaaaa agcatacgcacaatgtttggaaaatgaatacatcggcacatttacaaaattggtgagaggttcttgtccaaaacaacctgaaagtcatgaatgtggttattatgtactaagatacatttatgatcttgtaaatgcaccgaatccagcagaagttatcaagaagaaa tggtttgacaaaaagcaattcaatgtcaaagaggatctactaccactacaaagtgattggttagctagattaatgccatttgtttatgaaatctaa